A genomic window from Nocardioides jiangxiensis includes:
- a CDS encoding glycosyltransferase — protein MRIAQLANFIGPASGGMKTAVAALGAGYVAAGAERLLVVPGPTDAREETPEGTVVQLRAPRVGGGYRLIVEPWRVIDALEQFGPTSVEVNDKSTLLPVARWARRNDVASVLFSHERLDDMLAMRTGLDTSVKVSIGLWNQVLVRQFDAIVVTSRYARREFGAAAAAVGTPVVQVPLGVDLETFRPAVPPARAGARLRLVHVGRLSREKSPHLAVATAVELHRRGVPVALDVYGTGPHRDELEELAAGAPVTFHGHVAGRAELAARIAAADVALSVCPGETFGLAVLEALACGTPVVTARTGGASELIDAGSGAWGDADPASLADAVLRVASRPAAERRTASRARAERFPWSATTAAMVDLHASLTEDARPLALTR, from the coding sequence ATGCGCATCGCCCAGCTCGCCAACTTCATCGGCCCAGCGTCGGGGGGCATGAAGACGGCGGTCGCCGCCCTCGGCGCAGGCTACGTCGCAGCCGGCGCCGAGCGCCTCCTCGTCGTGCCCGGCCCCACCGACGCGCGCGAGGAGACGCCCGAGGGGACCGTGGTCCAGCTGCGCGCGCCCCGGGTCGGCGGCGGCTACCGGCTGATCGTCGAGCCCTGGCGGGTGATCGACGCGCTGGAGCAGTTCGGCCCGACCTCGGTCGAGGTCAACGACAAGTCCACCCTGCTCCCGGTCGCACGCTGGGCCCGTCGCAACGACGTCGCGTCGGTCCTCTTCAGCCATGAGCGGCTCGACGACATGCTCGCCATGCGCACCGGCCTCGACACCTCGGTCAAGGTCTCCATCGGACTGTGGAACCAGGTCCTGGTCCGTCAGTTCGACGCGATCGTGGTGACCTCGCGCTACGCGCGACGGGAGTTCGGTGCGGCCGCGGCGGCCGTCGGGACGCCGGTGGTCCAGGTGCCCCTCGGCGTGGACCTGGAGACGTTCCGGCCTGCCGTCCCTCCGGCACGGGCCGGCGCCAGGCTCCGCCTGGTCCACGTCGGCCGTCTCTCCCGGGAGAAGTCGCCCCACCTGGCGGTCGCCACGGCAGTCGAGCTGCACCGCCGGGGCGTCCCCGTCGCACTCGACGTCTACGGCACGGGTCCCCACCGCGACGAGCTCGAGGAGCTCGCAGCCGGTGCACCCGTGACCTTCCACGGCCACGTCGCCGGCCGCGCCGAGCTGGCCGCCCGCATCGCCGCCGCCGACGTCGCACTGAGTGTCTGCCCCGGTGAGACCTTCGGTCTCGCGGTGCTCGAGGCGCTCGCCTGCGGCACGCCCGTCGTCACCGCCCGCACAGGTGGCGCGAGCGAGCTGATCGACGCCGGGTCCGGTGCATGGGGCGACGCCGACCCGGCGTCGCTGGCCGACGCGGTGCTGCGGGTCGCGAGCCGGCCCGCAGCCGAGCGGCGTACGGCATCCCGGGCGCGGGCCGAGCGCTTCCCCTGGTCGGCGACGACCGCGGCCATGGTCGACCTGCACGCGTCCCTGACCGAGGACGCGCGCCCCCTCGCCCTCACCCGCTGA